One Sparus aurata chromosome 23, fSpaAur1.1, whole genome shotgun sequence genomic window, ATTCATCATTCTAAAGGGAAATCAGAGACTGGGATATCTAAAAACTATTGTTATGATGAAACTGAGTTTGCCTACCATAATATAGCCACCTCTTTTCAAGAATATATAGGTTTGAAATGTTGACTGTCTTTtaggtgaactgctcctttaactggCAACCAGGCCTTTAGTGCAATAAATTGATTGTTGTTTATATAATTTTTTACCGTTTATTTGACAGGaacaacacatttattacaCTAGATGATCAAAAGAAGTTTGTACTCATGAtattttcatgggatttgttgacactAAGAATATAGAATACCATCACAATCGTCCTTTACCTTTATTTGCTGGTGACTACatcaaaataaagcttttgACTTCTGTTATAAACTCTATAGAGAAGGCAGTGTGGAGTAACTGAGTTCTTCCATTAGATACTATGAACCaccacattttaaaacatccagTGACAAAACATTGCTATTATTTCATACGTCAGTGACACCAATCATCCCTCCCACCAAAGCCCCCGCAAAGGATACACACAAAAACCTgcattaaacactgaatgaaataGACGCACAACAAACCAATGGGGTGCTCATCAGAACACTCTGAAGTACACTTCATCCTGCCCTAGggttatttgaaaaaaaaacaaaaaacggatTGAGTATTGGCGGCAGGTAAAATCTCATCCAGCGCTCTCCATCCTGCTCACAGGCATGTTTCAGGACTGGTGGCCATGTCGCCATTTTGTTGTGGCTCTTTCAAGAACCGCTCCACTTCCTGTGAGTCCACTGTTAAACTCTCTAGCTTGACCTCCTCTActttctctttgtctgtcaCCCTCTCCTCCTTTGAATTCTTTAtcatctccttctccttctcttgctcctctcttgctcctttctcctcctcgtcATGCATTTCGGCGGGCTTGATGCCCTCGTCCGTCTTGGCCTCGTCGGTCACTGTGATATTTTCAAGCTTGTCTGCTGGTGTTGATGGTTTCTTTCTGATAAACAGGAAGTTACAAGTAGCCAGGACCACAGCTGAGAGGACCACCTCACTTCCTGCCAGCAGGAAGACATACATGTAGTTCTTGGTGGCGTCAAGAAGTCGGCCTGAGGCAgaggacagagaaacagagacgcAGATGAGAGGATAAAATGgaagataaacacacatttttggaCAATCAAATACTGCagatatacatatttttaataCGTGCACTCATCCTAACTGCCTTTGCCTACCCAACCTGCTGTTCCTCCACACAACACATGTTGTTGAGATTTTAGAGCTACTGTGTTAGCCTCTTCCACCGATGGCTACCAATAAAATCCATTGTCTTTGAATATTTCCAGTCTGATACGAACCACGTAACCacattgtcaatcaatcaaaatcCTTTACTTAACCAGGTAAGAAACTCATTGAGATTTAAAACCTATTTTCCAAGAGTGTCTCTCATCTCTCTTTCATAAAGTACACAAAGTCACCCATACAAGTAGTTCTTGAGTGAAAGTCAATCAGTATCAGATATATCAGATatgatatgtacttaagtatgaaaagtaattttcttGCAATAAATGTAAGGTTTGAAAGACACAGGTAAAAGTAACTACAGATAAATGCAGTATATTAACTGTGTATATAGACACTGTTAAAATCTGATTGCAGatatatgaaaataatttaacagatgtacttgagtaaatgtacacaAACAGTTAACAGATCTTGCTGTCTACTAGTCCCGCCTCCATAAACCAGTATCACTGAAGGATTGGCTTTATCTTTTCTTGCTAATGTGTGACAGGCTGGCCCAGGTATGTGGGCTGGCTGCAGTACCTAACTACATCCTGGTTGACTTCTTTTCCCCTAAAGCTATTCTGTGCACCCGGGAATAAATAATGCAGAAGGACATTATGAACATATTGATTCAGTCACAAGGCACAGTAGCCTACATTTGTGACATGCTCTATCAAAATCAGTCGAATGATGCAACAGCACATTCTGTGAAGTTTACCTTCAGTGCTTTTTGGTCAATGTTGTGAACAGGTCTAtcttaacccaaaccatgaccatttcctaaacctaaccaactagtttgttgttgtgttgtgtaaacctaaccaaactggacaaaagactgaaaatagTAAGTCAtcattgactttttttctcacaggGTGGATCTTAACTTTTATGAACCTTTATCTCTGAAATATGTTGTCTTCGTTTCTGCCTGCTCTTACATGTAAACCTAAATGATATGATGTGGCCTGTTAGTAGCTGGTATCATGTCTCTAGTACTACCTGTGCCACAACAatattaaaagcaaaaaaaggctTACTATCAGTAAAACCTTTACATTAAATTAGGCAATGTAGTCCAACAAGTTCATGTTGTAGTTTGTGTGATTACTGACCTGCACTAGGAGGCCCCACCAGCACACAAATGGCCTCCATGAGCAGGACCAGGCCAATGGCGCTGGAGAACTTCTCAGTACCAACTATTGTCATGAGAACCTCGAACTGCAGCGCACCCACCATACCATAGGAGATACCAAAGAAGATGCAGAAGACCACTAGCGATGCATAGTCCTTGGCCTGGGAACAAGTATGAAATGAATTGGAAAGGAAGAGCAAAACCAAGGTTTTACATCAGGAGACTACACTTTTCATCCAAAGTTCCTAATGTGCGAGCAATGACTCACCTGTGATCCGATGAGGTCAGTGGTTCCATTGAAGATCATAGCAAAGCTGAAGAGGTAGACACAACGAGGACGCACCCATTTCAGTCCAGCGATCACACCGCACGTGGGCCGCGCAAAAATGTCAATGAAGCCCAGGATAGTGAGCAGCAGAGCTGATTTGGTGTCCTCATTCCCAAGCTCTTTAGCATAGctcacaacaaacacaggagGCACAAACAGCCCCAGGACCATGATGGACGCCGCCACCGTGTAGATGAGAAACCCACagtctttaaaaacagagaagtcCAACAGTTTGGCTTTGGGCTTCTTCTTCGTCTCTGCTCCCTCTGTTCCTTCCTCTTCGTCCTGCTCCAGGTCTGTAGCCTTATGTGTCTTGGGGGCCACCAGAGGTTTCATGAGggccgcacacacacaacagttgAGTAGAATGCCACCCAAGATCAGGAAGCCCCCCCTCCATCCGTACTGGTACTGGAGGACCTGGCCCAGTGGTGAGAGGCAGCACAGGGCCACAGGGCTTCCTGCTGCTGATAGCCCATTGGCCAGAGGACGCTTCTCACTGAAGTAGCGGTTGAGCATAATTAGAGATGGTTGGAAGTTCAGGGCTAACCCCAAACCTGCAGTAGAGGAAACAGAGTTGTTTACATTCTTATACTTTCTTTATGTAAGCATACATGCAGCCATCAAACACCAGATCTATTGTGTTGCACATAGGGATTTGTAAGGTCACCCAAAGTTTACCATCTCTACAAAAGGTTGGAAACTCTGAGCAGACCTCTAAGTCAGACCTGTAACAACTCCAGCAGAGAGGTAGATGTGGATGATGCTGGTGGAGAAGGAGGCCAGGATCATTCCCAGAGAGGCAAAGAGGCCGCCTACCATCATCACTGGACGACATCCGAAGCGGTTGACCAGCACACTGCACAGAGGACCTGGAGAATAAGTGACGCACTGAGTCAGGCAGTGTGTCTGAGTGGCCTGGAGCATGTACACAAGACAGCTTTGGAGATTTTAGAAGCTGGAACGATGAAGTTGATATCTTTTCATCTGGCTTGTGGTCAGGTAGCAAACAAGCatcactgttgtttctttaacCATGTTCAAATGTCCTTAAGAGAACTAGAATGGCCCTCAGTAGAgagcatacctccaccaaggcccaacagtcttGTATCAAGTTCAAGTTTATCAAGTTTAAAATTAGTGAAGTGAATGAATGCAGTCAGTAGAAAGTCCTCAGTATTATGGTGAGAAAGATAAAGACCATTAACAAAACAAGCATATCTAAGAGATTCATGTTGTTCAGAGTACTCATACTCTCATATAAAAACTGgacatttatttaactttagATATGAAGATGTAGACCATAATAAAATCACCATCTTGTTGATTGTTCACAGTCGCTTCATGAACATGGTAATTATGCAAGGCTActttaaaacattcagctgtttCTTGTTTCAACCGGCTGTATGTGTGTTACACCGTATGTACTGTACAATCTGCAGCCTACCTGTGCCGTAGAGCATGGCCAGCAGAATAGAGGAGATCCAGGCAGTGTCACTGTATCCCACCCCGAACTCCCTGATCAGCTCTTtgaaaaacacactgactgctTTAGGGAATGCGTAGGAGAAGCCAGTGATGACAAAACAGCCTGCAAGCACTGCCCAGCCCCACCCTCCATCTGGAGCCTTCACCCCTCCTGCACCCACGTCCAGTGCCACACCTCCCATGATGCTCTGGGGCTATTTTTGTAAAGGGGCAGACAGAGAACCTGATGGAAACATGAAAATGACAGTAAGCATTTAGATCAACTTTCACTGCACATCTAATCTAATGATGCATCATGAATAAAGGCCACCAGAAATTAGACTGCTCCCATGTTTAATGTAGTAAATACcatttttaaatgaactgtgatataattataattatgttGAACTGCCAGAAACTCTTAAAGCTTCAGCTCCATTAGAGCTGAGCAGCATTTGACACTTTTTTGGTCCCTTGAAAGTGCAATATGTACCAACACctaccccagccacagtctgttcacctgctgccatctgacaaaaaaatacagaagtaaaagtagaagctgtcataccaccagactacagagcagcttctttccccGGACTGTGAGACTGCTGAACTCATCATCGACACTTCATTCTATAAGatattgttttgttctgatctttttctgtgaatgttgGGCAAAGGACTCAaacatagttttgtttttaaaccgcCTGTCACACCATCTGTCAAATGAATAGGGTCatgtcaccagagtaaccaccaACAG contains:
- the slc16a3a gene encoding monocarboxylate transporter 4-like; amino-acid sequence: MGGVALDVGAGGVKAPDGGWGWAVLAGCFVITGFSYAFPKAVSVFFKELIREFGVGYSDTAWISSILLAMLYGTGPLCSVLVNRFGCRPVMMVGGLFASLGMILASFSTSIIHIYLSAGVVTGLGLALNFQPSLIMLNRYFSEKRPLANGLSAAGSPVALCCLSPLGQVLQYQYGWRGGFLILGGILLNCCVCAALMKPLVAPKTHKATDLEQDEEEGTEGAETKKKPKAKLLDFSVFKDCGFLIYTVAASIMVLGLFVPPVFVVSYAKELGNEDTKSALLLTILGFIDIFARPTCGVIAGLKWVRPRCVYLFSFAMIFNGTTDLIGSQAKDYASLVVFCIFFGISYGMVGALQFEVLMTIVGTEKFSSAIGLVLLMEAICVLVGPPSAGRLLDATKNYMYVFLLAGSEVVLSAVVLATCNFLFIRKKPSTPADKLENITVTDEAKTDEGIKPAEMHDEEEKGAREEQEKEKEMIKNSKEERVTDKEKVEEVKLESLTVDSQEVERFLKEPQQNGDMATSPETCL